In Cryptococcus gattii WM276 chromosome N, complete sequence, a single window of DNA contains:
- a CDS encoding uncharacterized protein (Similar to TIGR gene model, INSD accession AAW47174.1), with product MRRTNGGAKKIPLSGIKTLTFYADKYTAGRRTAPIPQLTCQGPGCKIFQPDVVQCTNMGDDGLGNVQWKCDTDLPTSLRLGKVDVSCEGWSAKGDPDILQGSCGLTYNLYKVNKGLEYGEDPYSTLPSHYNRLFDKAFNVVFYVVTLIIVYNLLRALLGRYAGWRLPGLWPLGGGGWGGGGGGGGGGGGGGGSGGWGRGPGGGGPGFGGGQAPPPPPPPPYTKRPQTPTQPIFTQPQTQTAQAQAGQGQGQGTWWNPGFWTGLAAGGLGAWLVNNRTNNNNDNNNNYRARQREDGYRGFFPRRGLFAGREDDWGRGMRFRRVVDDDDDDNEPWGRGARPGGGGRVGEMRRATGFGGTSSR from the exons ATGAGGCGCACAAATGGAGGGGCCAAGAAAATCCCTTTAAGCGGTATCAAGACGCTCACCTTTTACGCGGACAAGTATACCGCCGGACGACGCACCGCTCCTATCC CACAACTCACATGTCAAGGTCCCGGATGCAAGATATTCCAGCCAGACGTCGTGCAGTGTACGAATATGGGAGATGATGGATTAGGCAACGTCCAGTGGAAA TGTGATACCGATCTACCGACGTCATTGAGACTCGGCAAAGTAGACGTCTCGTGTGAAGGGTGGTCAGCCAAAGGCGATCCCGATATCCTCCAAG GATCATGCGGATTGACGTACAATCTATACAAAGTGAATAAAGGGTTGGAATACGGTGAAGACCCTTATTccactcttccttcccattACA ACCGACTGTTTGACAAGGCGTTCAACGTCGTGTTTTACGTCGTCACGTTGATCATTGTGTACAACCTCCTCCGCGCGCTTTTGGGTCGGTATGCGGGGTGGAGGTTGCCAGGTTTATGGCCGCTCGGCGGTGGCGGATGGGGTGGGGGTGGCGGCGGCGGTGGGGGTGGCGGGGGTGGAGGGGGTAGTGGCGGGTGGGGAAGAGGACCAGGAGGTGGTGGACCAGGGTTCGGAGGCGGTCAAGCTCCcccccctcctcctcctcctccttaCACCAAACGCCCCCAAACCCCAACCCAACCCATCTTTACACAACCACAAACGCAAACAGCGCAAGCGCAAGCGGGCCAAGGCCAAGGCCAAGGGACATGGTGGAACCCCGGTTTCTGGACAGGTCTCGCCGCCGGCGGACTCGGTGCTTGGCTCGTTAACAATCGTaccaacaacaacaacgacaacaacaacaattACCGCGCAAGGCAGCGAGAGGATGGGTATCGAGGTTTCTTCCCCCGAAGAGGATTGTTTGCCGGACGGGAGGATGATTGGGGGCGAGGGATGAGGTTTAGGCGGGTTgtagatgatgatgatgatgataacGAGCCGTGGGGTCGAGGGGCAAGAccaggaggaggaggaagggtGGGAGAGATGAGAAGGGCGACTGGGTTTGGAGGGACATCGTCTCGTTGA
- a CDS encoding Adenosine kinase, putative (Similar to TIGR gene model, INSD accession AAW47176.1) has product MAPLIVCIGNPLLDITVGPAEGPAYLQKYALNANDAILAEDKHMPIYDDIVTNASVSYVAGGAAQNAARAASYVLPANSVAYIGSVGDDDLKNTLQKANEAEGVLSAYQIQLPPSKTGACAVILSNHDRSLCTTLRAAEEFTPSHLAHPDVANIIDGAHYFYVEGYFLTHGIESALEIAKNASSKGKVVVLNLSAPFIPQFFKVQLEELLPHVDILIGNESEAAAYATATGMADAPLSEVATALAALPKSNSSRPRLIVITQGADSTLVASSSPSSSAGNVKPSDPNPKTYPVPKLADDQIVDTNGAGDMFAGGFLGTLAQGKDLDTAIEVGHKLGQMCVGQNGPKLVYPRVAV; this is encoded by the exons ATGGCCCCCCTCATCGTCTGCATCGGCAACCCCCTC CTCGACATCACCGTCGGCCCGGCGGAGGGCCCCGCCTACCTCCAAAAGTACGCCCTCAACGCCAACGACGCCATCCTCGCAGAGGACAAGCACATGCCCAT CTACGACGACATCGTCACCAACGCCAGCGTCTCCTACGTCGCCGGCGGTGCCGCCCAGAACGCCGCCCGTGCCGCCTCG TACGTCCTCCCCGCCAACTCGGTCGCCTACATCGGCTCCGTCGGCGACGACGACCTCAAAAACACACTCCAAAAGGCCAACGAGGCCGAGGGCGTCCTCTCCGCCTACCAGATCCAGCTGCCCCCCTCCAAGACCGGCGCCTGTGCCGTCATCCTCTCCAACCACGACCGTTCCCTCTGCACCACCCTCCGTGCCGCCGAGGAATTCACCCCCTCCCATCTCGCCCACCCCGACGTCGCCAACATTATCGACGGCGCCCACTACTTTTACGTCGAGGGCTATTTCCTCACCCACGGGATCGAGAGCGCCCTCGAGATTGCCAAGAATGCCTCCTCCAAGGGCAAGGTCGTCGTCCTCAACTTGTCCGCCCCCTTTATCCCCCAGTTCTTCAAGGTTCAGCTCGAAGAGCTCTTGCCCCATGTCGACATTTTGATTGGTAACGAGAGCGAAGCCGCCGCCTACGCCACCGCCACCGGCATGGCC GACGCACCCCTGTCCGAGGTCGCCACCGCCCTCGCCGCGCTCCCCAAATCCAACAGCTCCCGCCCCCGCCTCATCGTCATCACCCAGGGCGCCGACTCCACCCTCGTcgcctcctcctccccctcttcctcggCAGGCAACGTCAAACCCTCCGACCCCAACCCCAAGACGTACCCCGTCCCCAAGCTCGCCGACGACCAGATCGTCGACACGAACGGTGCAGGCGACATGTTTGCCGGTGGTTTCTTGGGTACCTTGGCCCAAGGCAAGGATTTGGACACCGCGATCGAGGTCGGGCACAAGCTCGGTCAGATGTGTGTCGGCCAGAATGGGCCCAAGCTTGTTTACCCCCGTGTAGCCGTCTAA
- a CDS encoding DUF255 domain protein, putative (Similar to TIGR gene model, INSD accession AAW47187.1) has protein sequence MFRRSSLSLKPVALSLRQIRPTPRAIYHLRMSSTSATDMTPRLSNVLAKSKSPYLLQHKDNPVAWQEWSPETIALAQKLDKPIFLSSGYSACHWCHVLAHESFEDEETAKMMNEWFVNIKVDREERPDVDRMYMSYLQAVSGGGGWPMSVFMTPKLEPFFAGTYFPRPNFHQLLKKIHNVWEEDREKCEKMGKGVIEALKDMNDTGRTSESLSQLLSTSPASKLFAQLSTMNDPRYGGFTNAGSSTRGPKFPSCSITLEPLARLASIPGGGARNAEIREDAREMGMKMLRSMWSGGIRDWVGGGMARYSVDEKWMVPHFEKMLYDQTQLVSSCLDFARLYPADHPDRLLCYDLAADILKYTLRDLKSPEGGFWSAEDADSAEYKGAKKSEGAFYIWKKSEIDEVLGDDAPLFNSFFGVEPDGNVDIIHDSHGEMRDKNILHQHKTYEEVALEFGKKEDEAKDIIVQACEKLRLKREERERPGLDDKILTAWNGLMLTALSKASTLLPPSYDISPQCLPAALGIVNFVKSHMWDSSTRTLTRSYREGKGPQAQTDDYAFLIQGLLNLYEATGDESHVLFAEELQKRQDELFWDDHDGGYFTSAEDPHVLVRMKDAQDGAEPSAAAVSAHNLSRFSLLLSSEFEDYEARAEATYLSMGPLIAQAPRAVGYAVSGLIDLEKGYREVIIVGSTKDDVVKKFLKAARETYFSNQVIIHIQPENLPKGLAEKNEVVKALVNDIESGKEKGASLRVCEGGTCGLPAKDFEGAKILLKDG, from the exons ACAACCCTGTGGCT TGGCAGGAGTGGTCTCCAGAAACTATCGCCCTCGCTCAGAAGCTTGACAAGcccatcttcctttcttcaGGTTACTCAGCATGTCATTGGTGCCATGTGCTAGCTCACGAATCTTTcgaagatgaggagacTGCAAAAATGATGAATGAGTGGTTTGTTAACATCAAGGTGGATAGGGAGGAGAGGCCAGATGTGGATCGAATGTATATGAGCTATTTGCAA GCTGTATCTGGAGGTGGTGGCTGGCCCATGTCGGTCT TTATGACCCCCAAGCTCGAACCCTTCTTTGCTG GAACGTACTTCCCGCGACCTAATTTCCATCAGCTCCTCAAGAAAATACATAACGTATGGGAAGAGGATCGCGAAAAATGCGAGAAAATGGGGAAAGGCGTTATCGAAGCCCTAAAGGATATGAATGATACT GGCCGTACTTCAGAATCCCTTTCCCAGCTCCTCTCAACCTCCCCCGCCTCCAAACTCTTTGCTCAACTATCAACTATGAACGATCCTCGCTACGGCGGTTTCACCAACGCTGGCTCTTCCACCCGAGGTCCCAAGTTCCCTAGTTGCAGTATCACCCTTGAACCTCTCGCGCGCCTCGCATCTATTCCAGGTGGAGGTGCGAGAAACGCCGAAATCCGGGAGGATGCGAGAGAGAtggggatgaagatgcTTAGATCCATGTGGTCTGGCGGGATAAGGGATTGGGTTGGAGGTGGAATGGCACGATACAGTGTGGATGAGAAGTGGATGGTTCCACATTTTGAAAAGATGCTATATGACCAAACACAGCTTGTTTCGTCTTGTCTTGATTTTGCACGTCTTTATCCTGCCGACCATCCGGACAGATTGCTTTGTTACGACTTGGCGGCAGATATCCTCAAGTACACTTTGAGGGACCTGAAATCGCCAGAGGGTGGGTTTTGGAGTGCGGAAGATGCTGATTCGGCAGAATACAAGGGCGCGAAGAAGTCTG AGGGAGCTTTTTACAtctggaagaagagtgagATTGACGAGGTCCTGGGTGATGACGCCCCATTGTTTAATTCATTCTTTGGCGTTGAGCCTGATGGGAATGTTGACATCATTCACGATTCCCATGGCGAAATGCGAGACAAAAACATTCTGCATCAACATAAGACCTACGAGGAAGTTGCCCTCGAATTTGGcaaaaaggaagatgaggcAAAAGATATTATCGTTCAAGCTTGTGAGAAACTGAGGTTaaagagagaagaaagagagagacCGGGTCTTGATGACAAG ATTCTTACTGCGTGGAATGGCCTGATG CTCACCGCTTTATCAAAAGCCTCAACCCTTCTTCCGCCATCATATGATATTAGCCCTCAATGTCTTCCCGCGGCTTTAGGCATCGTCAACTTTGTGAAATCTCATATGTGGGACTCTTCCACACGCACCCTAACAAGAAGTTACAGGGAAGGCAAAGGACCACAAGCTCAAACCGACGATTACGCCTTCCTTATTCAAGGTCTTTTGAATTTGTACGAGGCTACTGGAGATGAGAGTCATGTCCTCTTTGCTGAGGAACTCCAAAAGCGGCAAGATGAATTGTTCTGGGATGACCATGATGGAGGGTACTTTACAAGTGCGGAGGACCCGCATGTTCTGGTGAGGATGAAAGATGCTCAG GATGGCGCGGAACCCTCGGCAGCTGCTGTCTCAGCACACAACCTCTCCCGCTTTTCGCTCTTGCTCTCATCCGAGTTTGAAGACTATGAAGCTCGTGCCGAAGCGACTTACCTCAGCATGGGACCTCTTATCGCCCAGGCACCGAGGGCAGTAGGGTACGCTGTCTCTGGATTGATCGACCTTGAGAAGGGATATAGAGAGGTTATCATCGTGGGGTCTACCAAAGATGACGTGGTAAAGAAGTTCTTGAAAGCGGCTCGGGAGACATATTTCTCAAACCAGGTCATCATTCATATCCAACCAGAGAACCTGCCTAAAGGACTTGCAGAGAAGAACGAGGTGGTGAAGGCTTTGGTTAACGATATAGAAAGtgggaaagaaaaaggagCGAGTTTGCGAGTGTGTGAGGGGGGCACATGCGGTTTGCCCGCAAAAGACTTCGAGGGGGCGAAGATCTTATTGAAGGACGGGTAG
- a CDS encoding 5'-AMP-activated protein kinase, catalytic alpha-2 chain, putative (Similar to TIGR gene model, INSD accession AAW47179.1), which yields MVPPARAHHHNATNAKQAQLSSAYHELANELGTENINVVGNYTLGRVIGQGTYGSVHLATHRLTGTRTAIKKVPKSFTPHLTRELHHHRRLHHPHIVHLHEIIATETHIWLVTELCSGGELFDYLVERGRILEGEARRLFGELTLAVGWMHMHGVVHRDLKLENVLLDGELRIKLGDLGFAREWQRGRLMDTYCGTTGYASPEMLACQKYLGVETDIWSLGIILYTLLCGGLPFDDDDERVMKELIQKGEYEEPDWLSDEARDLIRGMLQHDPSKRLSIREILTHPWFKLTIVDKVYPNGDVPSIPTSPNATSPTAAAAAASGATAAGDDFFESASRQQPRLTPHVAGPSPLSTHLPTTPRQDSASSDTANGRSQSQSQSQSTSKMARLNSAEFSTTEKELEQLHLCTSPAAAAAAAPRSVSSPSMRGKTLRTLPEGQVDVDDPNNAEGDDRLPFIDEHLHLPVALHSRTPSRTKRRLSLQTRSLGPTLQH from the exons ATGGTCCCCCCCGCCAGGGCACACCACCACAACGCCACAAACGCAAAACAGGCCCAG CTCTCGTCCGCATACCATGAACTCGCAAACGAGCTTGGCACCGAAAACATCAACGTCGTCGGCAACTACACCCTCGGCAGGGTCATCGGCCAAG GCACTTATGGCTCGGTGCATCTCGCCACCCACAGGCTCACCGGCACACGCACAGCTATTAAAAAAGTCCCAAAGTCCTTTACACCACACCTCACACGCGAgctccaccaccaccgccgaCTCCACCACCCGCACATCGTCCATCTCCACGAGATCATCGCCACAGAGACGCACATATGGCTCGTCACCGAGCTGTGCAGCGGTGGCGAACTGTTTGATTACCTCGTGGAAAGAGGGAGGATTCTAGAGGGCGAAGCGCGGAGGCTGTTTGGTGAACTGACCCTGGCAGTAGGCTGGATGCATATGCATGGCGTAGTGCATCGCGATTTGAAACTGGAGAATGTCCTGTTGGATGGCGAGTTGAGAATCAAGCTCGGCGATTTGGGGTTTGCCAGGGAATGGCAACGGGGAAGATT AATGGACACGTATTGCGGCACAACCG GCTACGCAAGTCCTGAAATGCTTGCATGCCAGAAATACCTCGGCGTAGAAACCGACATTTGGTCGCTCGGCATCATTCTCTACACCCTCTTATGCGGAGGTCTTCCCTTTGACGACGACGATGAGCGCGTCATGAAAGAGTTGATCCAAAAAGGCGAATACGAAGAACCCGATTGGTTAAGCGACG AGGCACGCGATTTGATTCGTGGGATGCTGCAGCATGACCCGTCGAAACGGCTTTCCATCCGTGAAATCCTCACGCATCCCTGGTTCAAATTGACGATTGTCGATAAAGTATATCCCAACGGCGATGTACCCTCTATCCCAACATCGCCAAACGCCACAAGTCCTACCGCCGCAGCCGCCGCCGCCTCAGGTGCCACAGCCGCAGGCGATGATTTCTTCGAGTCGGCTTCGAGGCAGCAGCCGAGACTGACGCCGCATGTTGCGGGGCCGTCACCGCTTTCGACGCATCTCCCAACCACTCCGAGGCAGGATTCCGCATCATCCGACACCGCGAATGGCCGAAGCCAGAGCCAGAGCCAGAGCCAGAGCACAAGCAAAATGGCAAGACTCAACAGTGCGGAATTCAGCACGACGGAAAAGGAGCTCGAACAGCTTCACTTGTGCACTTCCcccgccgccgccgccgccgccgcccCGCGATCCGTGTCAAGCCCATCCATGCGAGGTAAAACCCTCCGAACCCTACCCGAAGGCCAAGTCGATGTCGACGACCCCAACAACGCCGAGGGAGACGATCGTCTCCCGTTTATCGACGAACATCTCCACCTCCCCGTCGCCCTCCATTCCCGAACACCATCCCGTACAAAACGCCG ATTATCTCTCCAAACTCGATCCCTCGGTCCCACCCTCCAACACTAG
- a CDS encoding ATP binding protein, putative (Similar to TIGR gene model, INSD accession AAW47181.1) yields MDDQDLEIPVEHCTAFGQLVTGPPGAGKSTYCHGLHQFLTAIGRPVHIINLDPAVPDPPYPCSINITELITLESVMEEYNLGPNGAMLYCIEFLEANFDWLVERLDGVLAEEGGNGYVVFDTPGQAELWTNHDSLKNVIEKLIKMDYRLAAVHLSDAHYITDASKFISVVLLALRAMLQMEMPHLNVLSKIDLISTYGELPFDLSYYTEVQDLSYLLSSLDSDPRTTKYRKLNKALVELVEGFSLVGFQTLAVEVSRSLLTSVALTTWGSPILQDKESMLNIVRLVDKMTGYIFIPSGDLEGTNAINTQALFGSAMSSAKLIGRAGGDVRDVQERWMDNKEAWDEWEKEEWKREAEIRAQLTAGISEGTKDGESAENTGI; encoded by the exons ATGGACGATCAAGATCTGGAAATACCGGTGGAACATTGCACGGCTTTCGGCCAACTTGTGACGGGTCCTCCTGGAGCGGGCAAATCAACCTATTGCCATGGGTTACATCAG TTCCTTACAGCCATCGGTAGACCAGTGCATATTATCAACCTCGATCCTGCAGTCCCAGACCCTCCATATCCATGCTCTATAAACATCACGGAACTCATTACTCTCGAAAGCGTTATGGAGGAGTACAATCTAGGACCGAACGGGGCAATGCTCTATTGTATAGAATTTTTGGAGGCCAATTTTGACTGGCTAGTGGAGAGGCTGGATGGTGTCTTGGCCGAAGAGGGAGGGAATGGATATGTGGTGTTTGATACACCGGGTCAAGCAGAGTTATGGACGAACCATGATAGTTTGAAGAATGTGAttgagaagctgatcaaaaTGGACTATAGA CTAGCGGCTGTGCATCTCAGTGACGCTCACTACATAACCGATGCCTCAAAATTCATTTCTGTAGTTCTGCTAGCTCTTCGGGCGATGCTGCAAATGGAAATGCCGCATTTGAATGTGCTTAGCAAAATTGATTTGATATCAACCTATGGAGAGCTCC CGTTCGACTTGAGTTATTACACAGAAGTCCAGGATTTGTCATACTTATTGAGCAGTCTGGATTCAGACCCTCGGACAACAAAGTATCGCAAATTAAATAAAGCATTGGTAGAGCTTGTAGAGGGCTTTTCACTAGTTGGATTTCAAACTCTCGCTGTTGAGGTAAGCCGGTCCCTTCTCACGTCAGTGGCACTAACGACATGGGGCTCACCCATACTTCAGGACAAAGAATCGATGCTTAATATCGTCCGCCTTGTCGATAAGATGACGGGCTACATATTTATTCCGTCTGGTGACCTCGAAGGAACCAACGCCATCAATACTCAAGCGTTGTTCGGTAGTGCTATGTCGTCGGCGAAGCTTATAGGACGAGCCGGCGGGGACGTAAGGGATGTTCaagagagatggatggataACAAGGAGGCTTGGGATGAatgggagaaggaagaatgGAAGAGAGAAGCAGAAATAAGAGCGCAGCTGACGGCCGGAATATCGGAAGGGACGAAAGACGGTGAAAGTGCCGAAAACACGGGTATATGA
- a CDS encoding Chitin synthase 6 (Similar to TIGR gene model, INSD accession AAW47172.1), producing the protein MPNISRKPPPSFYSPSHSPSPSLYAPIQFPPAPSYDHHVNNNALNPFSDAREAGGYAQLQGEEPMTATPLYQPPYAPQLPVAQPTPISSRLPFFEAALARARGIQTPSLPDAPTPAYAQPLPSYLPPPDPNHPDLSVGLTQANTVRYAVNPRAQLREGSRSPSPFMDDSFVYNDATHLHNIEPDVEKALLGSGLGYEPEKRVESSMGFNDYDGDLSVPPSFGGLPPSWEQVGALDEKAEMSMSTTKHFGPAPTGRVGRRAHNAAGYRRIKQSATLDENGFFAIEMNIPTRLAQFLPIKGVEEQKTTRYTAITTDPDDVPGAGFRLRQNMTSPPRQTELFIVITMYNENAELFCRTLYGVMKNIAHLCGRKNSRVWGKDGWQKVVVCIVADGRKAVNPRVLDCLAALGVYQEGAMTNTVKDRPVTAHVFEYTTSFALDGDLHFKYPDKGIVPCQIIFCMKEKNAKKINSHRWFFNAFAPLLSPNVCILLDVGTQPAPKSIYHLWKAFDVNSNVGGACGEIATFKGKTWRSLLNPLVAAQAFEYKMSNILDKPLESLFGYCTVLPGAFSAYRWIALQNNGDGKTGPLASYFAGEQLNTGKADTFTGNMYLAEDRILCFEIVAKPKANWVLKFVKAAVGETDCPDTIPEFIAQRRRWLNGSFFAAVYALMHANQIWRSDHSFARKMALMLESVYNFLNLIFSWFALANFYIFFVILTSALEGSAFNAPHIDVLNTIARYGYLGALVGCFIFAMGNRPQGSPWKYKAAIYFFALLTVYMLVAAVLCTVQAIKNISSPVFAKMVVSLISTYGIYVVSSFMALDPWHIFTCFIQYLLFSPTYINVYAYSNLHDLSWGTKGSDATQASDLGAVSGVGKHVEVELVTAQQDIDIAYQDALDNIRLKGTKVDSAEAGPKKEKSEQAQKDTYANFRTNLLLLWSLSNALLASIILTGNSSGAFDEGSNSKATIYMLVILIFVAGMSIFRFICSTLYLVINLFTG; encoded by the exons ATGCCTAATATATCACGCAAGCCCCCTCCGAGCTTCTACTCTCCCTCTCATTCCCCGTCGCCTTCTCTCTATGCCCCCATACAATTCCCACCAGCCCCTTCTTATGACCACCATGTCAACAACAATGCCTTGAATCCATTCTCCGACGCACGTGAAGCCGGTGGATATGCGCAACTCCAAGGAGAAGAGCCAATGACGGCGACACCTTTATACCAACCTCCATATGCTCCGCAACTACCCGTCGCCCAACCAACTCCTATTTCTTCTCGCCTCCCGTTTTTTGAAGCTGCGCTTGCCCGCGCCCGCGGTATCCAAACACCCAGCTTACCAGACGCCCCCACTCCAGCGTATGCCCAACCTTTACCCTCCTACCTTCCGCCTCCCGACCCCAATCACCCTGATCTATCTGTCGGTTTGACTCAGGCCAACACAGTCCGCTACGCCGTCAACCCAAGGGCTCAGTTGAGGGAAGGTTCCCGCTCGCCCTCGCCGTTCATGGATGATAGCTTCGTCTATAACGATGCGACCCACCTACATAACATTGAACCGGACGTGGAAAAAGCATTACTTGGGAGTGGGCTGGGTTATGAACCCGAGAAGCGTGTCGAATCTTCAATGGGCTTCAACGACTACGACGGCGATCTTTCCGTCCCCCCATCGTTTGGTGGCCTCCCCCCTTCATGGGAGCAGGTCGGTGCGTTGGATGAAAAGGCGGAAATGTCAATGTCAACTACTAAGCACTTTGGGCCTGCACCTACGGGTCGAGTCGGTCGACGTGCGCACAACGCTGCGGGGTACCGTAGGATCAAACAATCAGCCACCCTCGATGAGAATGGTTTCTTTGCTATCGAGATGAACATCCCTACTCGACTGGCACAATTCCTCCCCATTAAAGGAGTCGAAGAGCAAAAAACTACAAG GTATACTGCGATTACCACCGACCCAGATGATGTCCCAGGAGCAGGCTTCCGTCTTCGCCAAAACATGACCTCTCCGCCCCGACAGACTGAACTTTTCATCGTGATAACTATGTACAATGAGAACGCCGAGCTCTTTTGCCGAACACTTTATGGAGTCATGAAGAATATAGCCCACCTATGTGGGCGTAAGAACTCGAGGGTCTGGGGCAAGGATGGCTGGCAAAAG GTTGTCGTTTGTATTGTCGCGGACGGTCGTAAGGCCGTCAACCCCCGAGTGCTCGATTGTTTAGCTGCTCTAGGAGTTTACCAAGAAG GTGCAATGACGAACACAGTCAAGGACCGACCAGTCACAGCGCATGTTTTCGAATACACGACCAGTTTTGCCCTTGACGGTGATTTGCACTTCAAATATCCAGACAAAGGCATTGTCCCCTGTCAGATAATCTTTTGcatgaaagagaagaat GCCAAAAAGATCAACTCACATCGATGGTTTTTCAACGCCTTCGCACCCTTGCTATCT CCAAATGTCTGCATTCTTCTTGATGTTGGAACGCAACCAGCTCCGAAATCCATCTATCATCTCTGGAAAGCATTTGATGTGAACTCTAATGTTGGTGGTGCTTGTGGAGAGATTGCAACTTTCAAGGGTAAAACTTGGAGAAGTTTGTTGAATCCTCTTG TCGCTGCTCAAGCCTTTGAGTACAAGAT GTCCAACATCCTCGACAAACCTCTGGAGAGTCTTTTCGGATACTGCACTGTGTTGCCTGGTGCTTTCTCAGCATACAGG TGGATCGCTTTACAAAACaatggagatggaaaaaCGGGACCGTTGGCAAGTTACTTTGCTGGTGAACAGCTAAATACTGGAAAGGCAGACACATTCACTGGTAATAT G TACCTGGCAGAAGATAGAATCTTGTGTTTTGAAATCGT CGCCAAACCTAAGGCCAATTGGGTGCTCAAATTCGTCAAGGCTGCTGTTGGAGAAACGGATTGCCCTGATACCATCCCAGAGTTCATTGCtcagagaagaag ATGGCTTAACGGTTCTTTCTTTGCAGCT GTCTATGCATTGATGCACGCGAACCAAATATGGCGATCCGATCATTCGTTTGCGAGAAAGATGGCCTTGATGTTGGAATCAGTGTATAACTTTTTGAACTTGATATTCTCGTGGTTCGCTTTGGCAAACTTTTACATTTTCTTT GTCATCCTTACCAGCGCTTTGGAAGGCAGTGCCTTCAATGCCCCTCATATCGATGTCCTCAATACCATTGCACGA TATGGTTATCTTGGTGCTTTGGTTGGTTGTTTCATCTTCGCAATGGGAAACAGGCCACAAGG TTCACCTTGGAAGTATAAAGCAGCAATCTACTTTTTCGCCCTTTTAACTGTCTA CATGTTGGTGGCAGCGGTGCTTTGTACGGTACAGGCAATCAAAAATATAAGCAGCCCAGTATTTGCCAAGATGGTAGTATCACTCATATCAACATATGGTATTTATGTGGTTTCCAGTTTCATGGCGCTTGACCCTTG GCACATCTTTACTTGCTTCATACAGTATCTGCTGTTCTCGCCTA CCTATATCAATGTT TATGCTTATTCCAACCT TCACGACTTGTCTTGGGGTACAAAAGGCTCTGATGCGACCCAAGCATCTGATTTGGGTGCTGTTTCCGGAGTGGGAAAGCACGTCGAAGTGGAACTTGTCACTGCCCAGCAAGACATTGATATTGCCTATCAGGATGCTTTGGACAATATTAGATTAAAAGGAACAAAAGTTGACTCTGCAGAAGCTGGGCCCAAAAAGGAAAAGTCTGAACAAGCCCAGAAGGATACTTAT GCCAACTTCCGTACCAAC TTACTTTTGCTCTGGTCATTATCAAATGCCCTTCTCGCAAGTATTATCCTTACCGGCAACTCCTCGGGAGCGTTTGATGAGGGTTCTAATTCAAAAGCCACCATATATATGCTTGTGATTTTGA TCTTTGTTGCAGGGATGTCCATCTTTCGCTTCATTTGCTCAACACTGTACCTTGTTATCAATTTGTTCACAGGCTAG
- a CDS encoding Hypothetical Protein (Similar to TIGR gene model, INSD accession AAW47185.1): MPYVPPGSDKPQPIPLPQVKEQPAAATITTEQHTQPEPFLPITATPTDDIPTPKASASLSPEQPNPAMASPMSVPRPITSPEDMLASQLAATSLDSSTSSPPSLSHSVGHPSPSPSSVLSLSEQSSEELSDEHVKVAGEMVGKIDDQDVTVHVQVASKVMTPDVKIQGLEKDPLSLYSEAIYTYTHKLYLRAQRSVTRAERKKDLMYPQFGSKSTGMEKMAKRKAIARQLNG; the protein is encoded by the exons ATGCCATACGTCCCCCCGGGAAGCGACAAACCACAACCTATACCTCTGCCCCAAGTAAAGGAACAACCAGCAGCCGCCACTATCACGACAGAACAACATACACAACCAGAACCATTTCTACCTATAACGGCGACACCCACAGACGACATACCGACACCCAAAGCCTCTGCATCTCTTTCGCCTGAGCAACCCAACCCTGCAATGGCTTCCCCCATGTCTGTTCCTCGGCCGATTACTAGTCCCGAAGACATGCTTGCGTCTCAGCTGGCTGCCACCTCCCTTGATTCCTCAACTTCATCTCCACCATCACTTAGCCATTCGGTGGGCCACCCTTCACCCTCGCCTTCATCAGTCTTGAGCTTGAGCGAGCAAAGTTCCGAGGAACTGTCGGATGAGCATGTCAAGGTGGCAGGCGAGATGGTGGGTAAGATAGATGATCAAGATGTGACGGTGCACGTTCAGGTGGCATCTAAGGTTATGACTCCCGATGTGAAGATACAGGGATTGGAAAAAGATCCTCTGAGCCTGTATAGTGAAGCGATCTACACCTATACT CACAAGTTATATCTTCGAGCGCAACGTTCTGTAACAAGAGCcgaaagaaagaaggacCTGATGTATCCTCAGTTCGGTTCAAAATCTACAGGTA tggagaagatggCTAAAAGGAAGGCGATCGCGCGTCAGCTCAACGGATAA